In Oryza brachyantha chromosome 2, ObraRS2, whole genome shotgun sequence, a single window of DNA contains:
- the LOC102715371 gene encoding uncharacterized protein LOC102715371 produces the protein MAQGNGAHPPSSPPAAISSVLGDDDLLREILLRLGFPTTLVRAALVSRRWLRLASDQAFLRRFRACHPPRLLGFYHTARENFRDEIPSFVPLPQPPELSAVLRRAAFRLAPGATGPDAPVILNCRNGRLLAAEFPPDEPRVTIISPLRPASEPPALPLIHELPRQPGETRHASCMLLPEGGGGGDDPSYTIVEFLRKDQEALAKAVSVKPGILDPSNISQSSSVEIHGGWTRNIRRDLLVDDNVYFLGQKERILGLNLASMRLFLIKLPDGVEQLQRMGNLELLRADDSSLYLIHLKGFQIDVWFRTGTVDCGSGGNWELVDTICLRQSFGQVAEPNWESGDAFVALHRVEDNVEVFLQVDRVIFHIHIVDRTVNKVFELPPKVSRYFDIFPLMMLWPPTFPELIYDPDDVE, from the coding sequence atggcacAAGGTAATGGGGCGcatcctccctcctcgccgccggcggccatcTCTTCGGtgctcggcgacgacgacctcctCCGCGAGATCctgctccgcctcggcttcccCACCACCCTCGTTCGCGCCGCCCTCGTTTCCCGCCGCTggctccgcctcgcctccgacCAGGCCTTCCTCCGCCGCTTCCGCGCGTGCCACCCGCCCCGCCTCCTCGGCTTCTACCACACGGCCAGAGAGAACTTCCGGGACGAGATCCCGTCGTTCGTGCCGCTTCCTCAGCCGCCGGAGCTCAGCGCCgtgctccgccgcgccgccttccGGCTGGCCCCTGGTGCCACCGGCCCTGACGCGCCCGTTATCCTGAActgccgcaacggccgcctcctcgcaGCGGAGTTTCCTCCCGATGAGCCACGGGTCACCATCATCAGCCCGCTGCGCCCCGCCAGCGAGCCACCGGCTCTCCCGCTGATCCACGAACTCCCTCGCCAGCCGGGGGAAACTCGGCATGCCTCATGTATGCTTCTCCCTgaggggggaggcggcggcgacgatccGTCATACACTATTGTGGAATTTTTACGCAAAGATCAGGAGGCATTAGCCAAGGCAGTTTCTGTAAAACCTGGAATTTTGGATCCGAGCAATATTTCTCAGTCGTCATCTGTGGAGATTCATGGAGGCTGGACAAGAAACATAAGGCGTGATTTACTTGTCGACGACAATGTCTATTTCTTAGGCCAGAAGGAACGCATTCTTGGGTTGAATTTGGCATCTATGAGGTTGTTCCTGATCAAGCTTCCCGATGGTGTGGAGCAGCTGCAACGGATGGGAAATCTTGAGCTGTTACGGGCAGATGATTCCAGCTTATATCTTATCCATCTCAAGGGGTTTCAGATTGATGTTTGGTTCCGCACCGGCACTGTAGATTGCGGTAGTGGTGGCAATTGGGAGCTTGTTGATACCATCTGCTTGCGCCAATCATTTGGTCAGGTTGCCGAACCCAATTGGGAATCAGGGGATGCTTTCGTCGCCCTCCATAGGGTGGAAGACAATGTTGAGGTGTTCTTGCAGGTAGACCGTGTGATTTTCCACATACATATCGTGGACAGGACAGTAAACAAAGTGTTTGAGCTGCCACCAAAGGTATCTAGATATTTTGACATATTTCCATTGATGATGCTCTGGCCTCCCACCTTCCCAGAACTTATTTATGATCCAGACGATGTTGAGTGA